Proteins co-encoded in one Streptomyces sp. NBC_00091 genomic window:
- a CDS encoding M1 family metallopeptidase, producing the protein MHRKVIAPSVLAASLLLVIPASAASAGPGAPGIGDTYYPASGNGGYEVSHYDLRLKYEPKTDLLEGTATLLTTAKQDLSRFNLDFGLKVSEIRVNGTKAKFATSGAHELEVTPAQPLQKDKPASVVVKYAGKPSEFKIDGWSAWQRTPDGGVAAQEPDAAVWWFPSNDHPLDKATFDVSVSVPDGTQAISNGVLQSQSSRLGWTRYNWRSNKPQATYLATLAIGKFDITTDKTAGGLPILNAYSKDLGDNAGAARASVERTGEVAEWLEGVFGPYPFNALGGYVPNVPTGFALETQTRPFYSPRQFANGANVSVVVHELAHQWYGDSVSVDNWKDIWVNEGFARYSQWLWSEKEGEGTAQELADWAYASHPAEDPFWQVKPGDPGPDNQFHLAVYDRGAIALQALRNEIGDEKFFQILKGWPTERAYGNAKVGDFVRYAEKVSNKPLAQLFETWLYTPAKPAFAPPAAKTGARTLQSPAKPAAEPKSWKKIAETNTVHDH; encoded by the coding sequence GTGCACCGCAAAGTCATCGCCCCGAGCGTCCTGGCCGCCTCCCTCCTGCTGGTGATCCCGGCGTCGGCGGCCAGCGCCGGTCCGGGCGCCCCGGGTATCGGCGACACCTACTACCCGGCCAGCGGGAACGGCGGATACGAGGTCTCCCACTACGACCTGCGCCTGAAGTACGAGCCGAAGACGGACCTCCTGGAGGGCACCGCCACCCTCCTCACCACCGCCAAGCAGGACCTGTCCCGCTTCAACCTCGACTTCGGCCTGAAGGTCAGCGAGATCCGGGTCAACGGCACCAAGGCGAAGTTCGCCACCTCGGGCGCGCACGAGCTCGAGGTGACCCCCGCCCAGCCGCTCCAGAAGGACAAGCCGGCCAGCGTCGTCGTCAAGTACGCCGGAAAGCCCTCGGAGTTCAAGATCGACGGCTGGTCGGCCTGGCAGCGGACCCCGGACGGCGGCGTGGCGGCGCAGGAGCCGGACGCGGCGGTGTGGTGGTTCCCGAGCAACGACCACCCCCTCGACAAGGCCACCTTCGACGTCTCGGTCAGCGTCCCGGACGGCACCCAGGCGATCAGCAACGGCGTGCTCCAGTCGCAGAGTTCGAGACTCGGCTGGACCCGCTACAACTGGCGCTCCAACAAGCCGCAGGCCACCTACCTGGCCACCCTCGCGATCGGCAAGTTCGACATCACCACCGACAAGACGGCGGGCGGCCTGCCGATCCTCAACGCGTACAGCAAGGACCTCGGCGACAACGCCGGCGCGGCGCGCGCGAGCGTGGAGCGGACCGGCGAGGTCGCGGAGTGGCTGGAGGGGGTCTTCGGCCCGTACCCCTTCAACGCGCTGGGCGGCTACGTCCCGAACGTGCCCACCGGTTTCGCCCTGGAGACCCAGACCCGGCCGTTCTACAGCCCGCGCCAGTTCGCCAACGGAGCCAACGTCTCCGTCGTCGTCCACGAGCTGGCCCACCAGTGGTACGGCGACAGCGTGTCCGTCGACAACTGGAAGGACATCTGGGTCAACGAGGGCTTCGCCCGCTACAGCCAGTGGCTCTGGTCGGAGAAGGAGGGCGAGGGCACCGCCCAGGAGCTCGCCGACTGGGCCTACGCCTCCCACCCGGCGGAGGACCCGTTCTGGCAGGTCAAGCCGGGTGACCCGGGTCCGGACAACCAGTTCCACCTGGCGGTCTACGACCGTGGCGCGATCGCGCTCCAGGCGCTGCGCAACGAGATCGGCGACGAGAAGTTCTTCCAGATCCTCAAGGGCTGGCCGACCGAGCGGGCCTACGGCAACGCCAAGGTCGGGGACTTCGTCCGGTACGCGGAGAAGGTCTCGAACAAGCCGCTCGCCCAGCTCTTCGAGACCTGGCTCTACACCCCGGCCAAGCCGGCCTTCGCCCCGCCGGCCGCCAAGACCGGCGCCCGCACCCTCCAGTCCCCGGCCAAGCCCGCCGCGGAGCCGAAGTCCTGGAAGAAGATCGCCGAGACGAACACGGTCCACGACCACTGA
- a CDS encoding Tex family protein produces MTMSIEGRIAEELGVRERQVKAAVELLDGGSTVPFIARYRKEATEMLDDAQLRTLEERLRYLRELEDRRAAILDSVREQGKLDAELEARINAADTKARLEDIYLPFKPKRRTKAQIAREAGLAPLAEGLLADPSVEPAAAAAAFVDAGKGVADPAAALEGARAILTEKFAEDADLIGDLRERMWGRGRLASKVREGKEEAGAKFSDYFDFAEPFTALPSHRVLALLRGEKEDVLALDLEPEEPGDAPGPSTYEGLIARRFAIADRARPGDKWLADTVRWAWRTKIQVHLGIDLRTRLRAAAEDEAVRVFAANLRDLLLAAPAGTRATLGLDPGFRTGVKVAVVDATGKVVATDVIHPHVPANRWDESLAKLARLAEEHAVELIAIGNGTASRETDKLAGDLITRHPELGLTKVMVSEAGASVYSASAFASQELPDMDVSLRGAVSIARRLQDPLAELVKIDPKSIGVGQYQHDLSEVKLSRSLDAVVEDCVNGVGVDVNTASAPLLSRVSGISGTLAENIVSHRDANGPFRSRKGLKDVARLGPKAYEQCAGFLRIRGGDDPLDFSSVHPEAYPVVRAMGKTAGAEVAALIGNSTVLRSLRPEQFVTEAFGLPTVTDILRELEKPGRDPRPAFKTATFKEGVEKIGDLAPGMILEGVVTNVAAFGAFIDIGVHQDGLAHVSALSKTFVKDPRDVVKPGDIVRVKVMEVDIPRKRISLTLRLEDEAGAERGAGAPRQREERREDRRGGGRPPQQRGQAPGQGQRQAQSQGQGQGQRGGDGRRQGAGSGGGQRPGAPAPANSAMADALRRAGLTGPEEQRKRR; encoded by the coding sequence GTGACGATGTCCATCGAAGGCAGGATCGCCGAGGAGCTCGGCGTACGGGAACGGCAGGTCAAGGCCGCCGTCGAGCTGCTCGACGGCGGCTCCACCGTGCCGTTCATCGCGCGCTACCGCAAGGAAGCGACCGAGATGCTCGACGACGCCCAGCTGCGCACCCTCGAGGAGCGGCTGCGGTACCTGCGCGAGCTGGAGGACCGCCGCGCCGCGATCCTCGACTCCGTACGCGAGCAGGGCAAGCTCGACGCCGAACTGGAGGCCCGGATCAACGCGGCCGACACCAAGGCCCGGCTGGAGGACATCTACCTCCCCTTCAAGCCCAAGCGCCGCACCAAGGCGCAGATCGCCCGCGAGGCCGGCCTGGCGCCCCTGGCCGAGGGACTGCTGGCCGACCCCTCCGTGGAACCGGCCGCCGCCGCGGCCGCGTTCGTGGACGCCGGCAAGGGCGTCGCCGACCCGGCCGCCGCCCTGGAGGGCGCCCGCGCCATCCTCACCGAGAAGTTCGCCGAGGACGCCGACCTGATCGGCGACCTCCGCGAGCGCATGTGGGGCCGCGGCCGGCTCGCCTCGAAGGTCCGCGAGGGCAAGGAGGAGGCGGGCGCGAAGTTCTCCGACTACTTCGACTTCGCCGAGCCCTTCACCGCCCTCCCCTCGCACCGGGTCCTCGCCCTGCTGCGCGGCGAGAAGGAGGACGTCCTCGCCCTCGACCTGGAGCCCGAGGAGCCGGGCGACGCTCCCGGCCCCTCCACCTACGAGGGGCTGATCGCCCGCCGCTTCGCCATCGCCGACCGCGCCCGCCCCGGCGACAAGTGGCTCGCCGACACCGTCCGCTGGGCCTGGCGCACGAAGATCCAGGTGCACCTCGGCATCGACCTGCGGACCAGGCTGCGCGCCGCCGCCGAGGACGAGGCCGTACGGGTCTTCGCGGCCAACCTGCGCGACCTGCTGCTCGCCGCCCCCGCCGGCACCCGCGCCACCCTCGGCCTGGACCCGGGCTTCCGTACCGGCGTCAAGGTGGCCGTCGTCGACGCGACCGGCAAGGTCGTGGCCACGGACGTGATCCACCCGCACGTTCCGGCCAACAGGTGGGACGAGTCCCTCGCCAAGCTCGCCCGCCTCGCCGAGGAGCACGCGGTCGAGCTGATCGCCATCGGCAACGGCACCGCCTCCCGCGAGACCGACAAGCTCGCCGGGGACCTCATCACCCGCCACCCCGAGCTGGGGCTCACCAAGGTGATGGTCTCGGAGGCGGGCGCCTCCGTGTACTCCGCCTCGGCCTTCGCCTCGCAGGAACTCCCGGACATGGACGTGTCCCTGCGCGGCGCGGTCTCCATCGCCCGCCGCCTCCAGGACCCGCTCGCCGAGCTGGTCAAGATCGACCCGAAGTCGATCGGCGTCGGCCAGTACCAGCACGACCTGTCCGAGGTGAAGCTGTCCCGCTCGCTCGACGCGGTCGTCGAGGACTGCGTGAACGGCGTCGGTGTGGACGTCAACACCGCCTCCGCCCCGCTGCTCTCACGGGTCTCGGGCATCAGCGGCACCCTCGCCGAGAACATCGTGTCCCACCGCGACGCCAACGGCCCCTTCCGCAGCCGCAAGGGCCTCAAGGACGTGGCCAGGCTCGGCCCCAAGGCGTACGAGCAGTGCGCGGGCTTCCTGCGGATCCGCGGCGGGGACGACCCGCTGGACTTCTCCAGCGTCCACCCCGAGGCCTACCCGGTCGTACGGGCCATGGGCAAGACGGCGGGCGCCGAGGTGGCGGCCCTGATCGGCAACAGCACCGTCCTGCGCTCCCTGCGGCCGGAGCAGTTCGTCACCGAGGCCTTCGGCCTGCCCACGGTCACCGACATTCTGCGCGAGCTGGAGAAGCCGGGCCGCGACCCGCGTCCCGCCTTCAAGACGGCCACCTTCAAGGAGGGCGTCGAGAAGATCGGCGACCTGGCGCCCGGCATGATCCTGGAAGGGGTGGTCACCAATGTGGCCGCCTTCGGCGCCTTCATCGACATCGGCGTCCACCAGGACGGACTCGCGCACGTGTCGGCCCTGTCGAAGACCTTCGTCAAGGACCCCCGGGACGTGGTGAAGCCGGGCGACATCGTCCGGGTCAAGGTCATGGAGGTGGACATCCCGCGCAAGCGGATCTCGCTGACCCTGCGGCTGGAGGACGAGGCGGGCGCGGAGCGCGGCGCCGGTGCGCCCCGCCAGCGCGAGGAGCGCCGCGAGGACCGTCGGGGCGGCGGCCGTCCCCCGCAGCAGCGCGGCCAGGCACCGGGCCAGGGCCAGCGCCAGGCGCAGAGCCAGGGCCAGGGACAGGGACAGCGCGGCGGCGACGGCCGCCGCCAGGGCGCCGGCAGTGGCGGCGGGCAGCGCCCCGGCGCCCCGGCCCCCGCCAACAGCGCCATGGCCGACGCCCTGCGCCGCGCCGGCCTCACCGGCCCGGAGGAACAGCGCAAGCGGCGATAG
- a CDS encoding ImmA/IrrE family metallo-endopeptidase translates to MPYRDLSLRKRCETILGHLDLTHPFSLDGLCTRIADQRGRPIRLHPLPREAAESGVCGLWVGTESVDYVFYEAHTTPLHREHIVLHELGHILFGHHHLEGEEADGRAPVVLGRTNYTTRQEQEAEMLASMIRIRTSAAGHPRRTAAPRGALARLESAMGYERGHRDGS, encoded by the coding sequence ATGCCCTACCGGGATCTCAGCCTGCGCAAACGGTGCGAGACGATTCTCGGTCACCTGGATCTGACCCACCCGTTCTCCCTGGACGGCCTGTGCACCCGCATCGCCGACCAGCGCGGCCGTCCCATCCGGCTGCACCCGCTGCCCCGGGAGGCCGCCGAATCCGGCGTCTGCGGACTGTGGGTGGGCACCGAGAGCGTGGACTACGTCTTCTACGAGGCCCACACCACCCCCCTGCACCGGGAGCACATCGTGCTCCACGAGCTCGGGCACATCCTCTTCGGCCACCACCACCTGGAGGGCGAGGAGGCCGACGGCCGGGCCCCCGTGGTCCTCGGCCGCACCAACTACACCACCCGTCAGGAGCAGGAGGCGGAGATGCTCGCGAGCATGATCCGCATCCGCACCTCCGCCGCCGGCCACCCCCGCCGGACCGCAGCCCCCCGCGGGGCCCTCGCGCGGCTCGAATCCGCCATGGGCTACGAGCGGGGCCACCGCGATGGCAGCTGA